A single region of the Podospora pseudopauciseta strain CBS 411.78 chromosome 1, whole genome shotgun sequence genome encodes:
- the CDC5 gene encoding Cell cycle serine/threonine-protein kinase cdc5/MSD2 (COG:T; EggNog:ENOG503NWUA): protein MVAKGVDMEALSPRDANAQRLPRTELKTKAAAQVLKAAKDKEHPPPPPNNVVEPPSSDRREGMVYEVGKALGKGGFAICYEGAPAGSSKKFALKIVKSQMPTKMEQKFQTELQIHSKMRHQNIVQFHRAFTFERCTYLVLELCPNGSLMDMVKRRKGLTEPEVRFYSVQIAGAIKYMHAKGIIHRDLKMGNIFLDKHMNAKIGDFGLAALLLTGKDMQIMRRTTLCGTPNYIAPEILEKGKKGHDHMVDIWSLGIIVFAMLTSKPPFQSSTTDEIYRRAKDRDYEWPAPSAGRPFISQEAKDLVATMLQEASQRPDPDTIVGHPFFTSGYMPSSSEITPKLREIPPQSAAFYEPLSSSKAQAINLRTVQEMCQECGVGPWQQSQLVFKNIWREMAEEEHYGLTPVIPLAEGIVYRPFDEVRNEQKLQRLAAQQDRATQQATEKLSQLSVSDDLSGLSQSTQSQSQRVPSGLLRAPPQSFAAQQRAQHRPATTAAPAPVPLVRSQTVPEPVSRTTTSSLRARPRRELSAPVSSTAETAEEAPKRTSRTLRSQPTRSRTTAALPAEEAAPQTRPSVSKPAKPQEEMLSLFGPTECQEHVPGTQPDVVLDRLQKLQAELERALNARTMAIVSTKEQTPAPPQIVVKWVDYTNKFGLGYILNDGSVGCILRSIPANEGSRSGVLPPACLLVHGAERHCQRKEDPTYRDRHQIVPMNEGIYFYENNGEDGISRVRVPPQNFAVTVNSDGSVGRLSAGKDMYDHRKRERVVLWKKFANYMIAYGREMENPEEANIRPPTITDLDAAPNDVVTFYQRFGDVGCWMFCDGHMQFNFPDHTKIVLDSTGTWCHFWHLPQDAAKRLYETGSLAESALDDRSVLSYPVQTLLNFSTVPKQPAPRAGTRSTSSSSRRRPEISPEMQGIPAANMFRQKIEFIRDTVREWNRNGGIGNSDMTRERRLRWTGMRETKNVQIPAKHVWVSIGARWGDQRLSAYVDPRRPEEIGEDIDESKKR from the exons ATGGTTGCAAAGGGCGTCGACATGGAGGCCCTCTCCCCAAGGGATGCCAACGCCCAGCGGCTCCCTCGGACTGAGCTGAAGACTAAGGCCGCAGCACAGGTTCTGAAAGCCGCAAAGGACAAGGAAcacccgccaccaccacccaacaatGTCGTCGAACCACCCAGCTCGGACCGGAGGGAAGGCATGGTGTACGAGGTTGGCAAGGCCTTGGGCAAGGGCGGGTTTGCCATCTGCTACGAGGGGGCACCAGCTGGATCCTCCAAAAAGTTTGCGCTCAAGATTGTCAAAAGCCAGATGCCAACGAAGATGGAGCAAAAG TTCCAAACCGAGCTGCAAATTCACTCCAAAATGCGACACCAGAATATTGTCCAGTTCCACCGCGCCTTCACTTTCGAGCGATGCACTTACCTGGTCCTGGAACTCTGCCCCAATGGCTCGCTTATGGACATGGTCAAGAGGCGCAAGGGGTTGACGGAACCCGAGGTGCGCTTTTACTCTGTGCAGATTGCTGGCGCCATCAAGTACATGCACGCCAAGGGTATCATCCACCGTGACCTGAAAATGGGCAACATCTTCCTCGACAAACACATGAATGCCAAGATTGGAGACTTTGGTCTGGCTGCTCTGCTTCTGACAGGCAAGGATATGCAGATTATGCGCCGGACAACGCTGTGCGGAACACCCAACTACATCGCACCCGAAATCTTggagaagggcaagaagggtCATGATCACATGGTTGATATCTGGAGCTTGGGTATCATTGTCTTTGCTATGCTTACTTCGAAGCCGCCTTTCCAGTCCTCGACAACCGACGAGATTTACCGACGTGCCAAAGATAGAGATTACGAATGGCCTGCGCCATCTGCCGGGCGCCCATTCATCAGCCAGGAAGCCAAGGACCTTGTTGCAACAATGCTGCAAGAAGCCTCCCAAAGACCAGATCCAGATACCATCGTTGGTCACCCATTCTTCACCTCTGGCTACATGCCCAGCTCCTCCGAAATCACACCGAAACTGAGAGAGATTCCTCCACAAAGCGCTGCATTTTATGAGCCTCTTTCCAGCTCCAAGGCGCAAGCCATCAACCTTCGGACCGTGCAGGAGATGTGCCAGGAGTGTGGTGTTGGGCCTTGGCAACAGTCACAACTGGTGTTCAAGAATATCTGGCGGGAGATGGCAGAAGAGGAACACTACGGGCTGACTCCTGTCATTCCTCTGGCTGAGGGTATTGTTTACCGTCCGTTTGACGAGGTCCGGAATGAGCAGAAACTGCAACGCCTCGCCGCGCAACAAGACCGGGCCACTCAGCAAGCGACAGAAAAACTGTCTCAACTTTCTGTATCTGACGATCTTAGTGGCCTTAGCCAGAGCACCCAGTCTCAGAGTCAAAGAGTGCCTTCAGGCCTTTTGCGAGCACCACCACAGAGTTTTGCTGCCCAGCAGAGAGCTCAGCATAGACCGGCTACCACGGCCGCCCCTGCCCCTGTCCCTCTTGTTCGGTCTCAAACAGTCCCCGAGCCCGTATcgagaacaacaaccagcagCTTGCGGGCGAGACCTAGGCGAGAGTTGTCTGCACCAGTATCGTCAACTGCCGAGACCGCTGAAGAGGCACCGAAAAGAACCAGTCGCACCTTGCGCAGTCAACCAACGAGAAGCAGGACCACGGCAGCCTTGCCTGCCGAAGAGGCTGCTCCGCAGACGCGACCATCGGTATCCAAGCCAGCCAAACCTCAGGAAGAGATGCTTTCGCTCTTTGGCCCGACGGAGTGTCAGGAACACGTCCCGGGCACTCAACCTGATGTTGTCTTGGACCGTCTCCAGAAGTTACAGGCGGAACTGGAAAGGGCGCTCAATGCCCGTACCATGGCTATCGTCTCCACCAAGGAGCAAACGCCAGCTCCCCCACAGATTGTGGTCAAGTGGGTTGATTACACAAACAAGTTTGGCTTGGGCTACATCCTGAACGATGGCAGTGTTGGATGCATCCTCCGGAGCATTCCTGCAAACGAGGGTTCCCGAAGCGGTGTTTTGCCTCCCGCTTGCTTGCTGGTTCACGGTGCTGAACGGCATTGCCAGCGGAAGGAGGACCCGACCTATAGGGACAGACACCAGATTGTCCCCATGAATGAGGGCATTTACTTTTACGAAAACAACGGGGAGGATGGTATCTCGCGTGTTCGAGTCCCTCCTCAAAACTTTGCCGTAACAGTCAACTCGGATGGGTCAGTGGGGAGACTCTCAGCCGGTAAAGACATGTACGACCATCGGAagcgggagagggtggtCTTGTGGAAAAAGTTTGCCAATTACATGATTGCTTATGGTCGTGAGATGGAGAACCCGGAGGAGGCTAACATCCGCCCTCCTACCATCACAGACCTGGACGCAGCGCCGAATGATGTTGTTACGTTCTATCAGCGTTTTGGCGATGTGGGGTGCTGGATGTTCTGCGATGGGCACATGCAGTTTAATTTTCCCGACCACACCAAGATTGTCCTAGATTCAACAGGGACGTGGTGTCATTTCTGGCATTTGCCGCAGGATGCTGCAAAGAGGTTGTATGAGACGGGATCTCTGGCCGAGTCAGCGCTCGATGACCGGTCGGTGTTGTCGTATCCTGTGCAGACTCTCTTGAACTTTTCGACGGTGCCCAAGCAGCCGGCGCCGAGGGCTGGAACCAGGAGCACTAGCAGCTCGTCGAGGAGACGGCCGGAGATTAGCCCAGAGATGCAAGGGATTCCGGCGGCAAACATGTTTAGGCAGAAGATTGAGTTTATCAGGGATACTGTGCGGGAGTGGAACCGGAACGGGGGGATTGGGAACAGCGATATGacgcgggagaggaggttgaggtggacggggatgagggagacGAAGAATGTGCAGATTCCGGCGAAGCATGTTTGGGTCAGCATTGGGGCTAGGTGGGGAGATCAAAGGTTGTCGGCGTATGTGGATCCGAGGAGACCGGAGGAGATTGGGGAGGATATTGATGAGAGTAAgaagaggtga